A region of Candidatus Chlorobium masyuteum DNA encodes the following proteins:
- a CDS encoding DUF305 domain-containing protein has protein sequence MKNISLSLAVALSIVMAVIGIGAGYWLTPQYSLSMYDKNTMNLGQADKWVDLRYLDGMIAHHRGAILLAEKASISQRTEIRNLCKEILKNEPVAIAELYQWKKEWYGDQRKVRDPEVANLGSSDSKLELRFLNALIAHHENGVRMTREIRLKSSRSEVLDNADAVEQFLKGGLGMLREWRKEWYNVIDTNPYL, from the coding sequence ATGAAAAACATCTCTCTCTCCCTGGCCGTTGCGCTGAGTATAGTCATGGCAGTAATCGGCATCGGTGCGGGGTACTGGCTCACTCCCCAGTACTCCCTCTCCATGTATGACAAAAACACCATGAATCTTGGTCAGGCGGATAAATGGGTTGACCTGCGCTACCTTGACGGCATGATCGCCCACCACCGGGGAGCAATCCTGCTTGCTGAAAAGGCCTCGATAAGCCAGCGGACGGAGATCCGAAATCTGTGCAAGGAGATCCTGAAAAACGAGCCGGTGGCCATAGCCGAGCTCTACCAATGGAAAAAGGAGTGGTATGGGGACCAGCGAAAGGTCCGGGACCCGGAGGTAGCGAACCTCGGCAGCAGTGACAGCAAGCTGGAGCTGCGATTCCTTAATGCTCTGATAGCTCATCATGAAAATGGCGTCCGCATGACCAGGGAGATCCGCCTGAAGTCAAGCCGGAGTGAAGTACTCGACAATGCCGATGCTGTGGAGCAGTTCCTCAAGGGGGGGCTTGGCATGCTCAGGGAGTGGAGAAAAGAGTGGTATAACGTTATTGACACAAATCCCTACCTATGA
- a CDS encoding peptide chain release factor 3, whose product MDLIKETARRKTFAIISHPDAGKTTLTEKFLLFGGAIQTAGAVKSNKIRKTATSDFMEIEKQRGISVATSVMGFEYAGKRVNILDTPGHKDFAEDTYRTLTAVDSVILVVDCVKGVEEQTEKLMEVCRMRHTPVIIFINKMDREGRNPFELLDELEAKLQISVRPLTWPISQGQSFKGVYNLYKKGLNLFEANTTKISESIIKVSDLNDPELEKWIPESFCRKLREDIALIEGVYEPFHEETYRDGLLAPVFFGSAINNFGVKELLETFLTVAPSPDEREAAERIVKASEPAMSGFVFKIHANLDPNHRDRTAFFRICSGSFERNKFYYHTRLQKKIRFSSPTQFMANEKSVVDESFPGDVIGLYDNGSLKIGDTLTEGEELHFRGIPSFSPEIFKALENRDPMKAKQLDKGIRQLTEEGVAQLFIQHGARKIIGTVGELQFDVIKFRLEHEYGAQCDFTPLRFHKAFWITGSNKEMLDEFLRRKWNAIALDKEDHPVFFAESEWMMKTAREDYPDLEFHTTSEFKTEGTGSKEMK is encoded by the coding sequence ATGGATTTAATAAAGGAAACCGCCCGGCGGAAAACGTTTGCCATTATCAGCCACCCGGATGCAGGTAAAACCACACTGACCGAAAAATTTCTGCTTTTCGGGGGCGCCATCCAGACTGCCGGTGCTGTAAAAAGCAACAAGATCCGCAAAACCGCCACCAGTGACTTCATGGAGATCGAAAAGCAGCGCGGAATATCGGTTGCCACCTCGGTCATGGGGTTTGAATATGCCGGAAAGCGGGTCAATATTCTCGACACTCCCGGCCACAAGGACTTTGCTGAAGATACCTACCGCACCCTGACGGCGGTGGACAGCGTTATTCTCGTCGTGGACTGCGTAAAAGGTGTTGAAGAGCAGACCGAGAAGCTGATGGAGGTGTGCCGCATGCGCCACACCCCGGTCATCATCTTCATCAACAAGATGGACCGAGAGGGGCGCAACCCCTTTGAACTGCTTGATGAGCTTGAAGCAAAGCTTCAGATCAGCGTCAGGCCGCTCACCTGGCCGATCAGCCAGGGGCAGAGCTTCAAGGGGGTCTACAACCTCTACAAAAAAGGGCTCAACCTCTTCGAAGCCAATACCACAAAAATCAGCGAAAGCATTATCAAGGTCAGCGATCTGAACGATCCCGAACTGGAAAAATGGATTCCGGAGAGCTTCTGCCGGAAGCTTCGCGAAGATATTGCCCTGATTGAAGGGGTCTATGAGCCCTTTCATGAGGAGACCTATCGTGACGGCCTGCTCGCTCCGGTCTTTTTCGGCAGTGCCATCAACAACTTCGGCGTCAAGGAGCTGCTTGAAACCTTTCTTACCGTTGCCCCGAGCCCGGATGAACGTGAAGCGGCAGAGCGAATTGTCAAGGCTTCGGAACCGGCGATGAGCGGATTTGTCTTTAAAATCCACGCCAATCTCGACCCGAACCACCGTGACCGCACCGCCTTCTTCCGTATCTGTTCGGGCAGTTTTGAGCGCAACAAGTTCTACTACCACACCCGGCTGCAGAAAAAAATCCGCTTTTCAAGCCCGACCCAGTTCATGGCCAATGAAAAAAGTGTGGTTGACGAGTCGTTTCCCGGAGATGTGATCGGCCTCTATGACAACGGTTCACTGAAAATCGGCGATACCCTTACCGAAGGCGAGGAGCTTCACTTCCGCGGTATCCCGAGCTTCTCCCCGGAGATCTTCAAGGCGCTCGAAAACCGCGACCCGATGAAGGCTAAACAGCTCGACAAGGGGATACGCCAGCTCACCGAAGAGGGGGTCGCCCAGCTCTTCATCCAGCACGGAGCCCGCAAAATCATCGGCACCGTCGGCGAACTCCAGTTCGACGTCATCAAATTCCGTCTGGAACACGAGTATGGTGCCCAGTGCGACTTTACTCCCCTGCGCTTCCACAAGGCATTCTGGATAACCGGCAGCAACAAGGAGATGCTTGACGAGTTTCTGCGCCGCAAATGGAACGCCATTGCGCTCGACAAGGAGGATCATCCGGTCTTTTTTGCCGAGAGTGAATGGATGATGAAAACCGCACGGGAGGACTATCCCGACCTTGAGTTCCATACCACCTCGGAGTTCAAAACCGAAGGTACCGGCTCGAAAGAAATGAAGTAA
- a CDS encoding SO_0444 family Cu/Zn efflux transporter, with translation MHDFYTLFLSVLAASWSVLLEAAPFVLLGFFIAGVLKAFVPDDFVATHLGGGGMASIFKASLFGIPIPLCSCGVLPAAAGLKKQGSGNGPVAAFLISTPETGVDSIAVSWALLDPLMTVIRPVIALFMAIATGIAVSFAGKQSANDVAADADKPGESACASSCCCGHKKQEKLTVSGKFREGMSFAFGDLLNDVGLWLFIGILLSGLISVFVSTEVVSRYLSNEYLSMLVMFIVSVPLYVCATASTPIVAALALKGISPGAALVFLLAGPATNAASLPVIFRMLGRKSALIYLASIVLIALIAGVVVNDLYGYLGYDITHWVSKGAHEEAGIVSIAASVVLLLLVLKSLLPKKQRGHSH, from the coding sequence ATGCATGATTTTTATACCCTTTTCCTGAGTGTTTTGGCCGCATCCTGGAGTGTGCTTCTCGAAGCCGCCCCTTTTGTGCTGCTCGGTTTTTTTATTGCCGGAGTGCTCAAGGCATTTGTTCCTGATGATTTTGTTGCCACCCATCTTGGGGGCGGGGGAATGGCGAGTATTTTCAAGGCGTCATTATTTGGCATTCCCATTCCCCTGTGCAGTTGCGGAGTGCTTCCGGCTGCAGCAGGCCTGAAGAAACAGGGTTCCGGGAATGGTCCTGTTGCAGCGTTTCTTATTTCAACACCCGAAACCGGGGTGGACTCCATTGCGGTCTCCTGGGCGCTGCTCGATCCGCTGATGACCGTTATCCGGCCGGTTATTGCGCTTTTTATGGCTATTGCAACCGGTATTGCGGTTTCATTTGCCGGAAAGCAGAGCGCAAACGATGTTGCGGCTGACGCAGATAAACCGGGGGAGAGTGCCTGTGCATCTTCATGCTGCTGCGGTCATAAAAAGCAGGAAAAACTGACGGTTTCCGGAAAATTCAGGGAGGGTATGAGCTTTGCCTTCGGCGATCTCTTGAACGATGTCGGGCTCTGGCTCTTTATCGGTATCCTGCTCTCCGGCCTCATCTCGGTTTTTGTTTCAACGGAAGTGGTAAGCCGCTATTTGTCGAATGAATATCTTTCGATGCTCGTGATGTTTATCGTTTCCGTGCCGCTCTATGTCTGCGCTACAGCTTCGACTCCGATCGTTGCCGCTCTGGCTCTGAAAGGCATATCCCCTGGAGCCGCCCTTGTGTTTCTTCTTGCCGGTCCGGCAACCAATGCGGCATCGCTCCCGGTGATTTTCAGAATGCTTGGCAGAAAATCGGCTCTCATCTATCTGGCGAGCATTGTACTCATCGCTCTCATTGCGGGAGTAGTGGTCAATGACCTGTATGGATACCTTGGCTACGATATCACCCATTGGGTCAGTAAAGGGGCTCACGAGGAGGCAGGCATTGTTTCCATTGCTGCATCTGTTGTGCTTCTCCTGCTTGTGCTGAAATCACTGCTGCCAAAAAAACAGCGTGGTCATTCCCATTAA
- a CDS encoding CAP domain-containing protein, protein MMIQGMVSLFRSLAGIVLPVALLIAHSVTAFAADGSPYGGDAEILQASHGAGKSSRVSLSDEEAQLYRLLMDYRRSEGKPPIPVSPNLSRVARLHVRDLEAHPPSGSCNLHSWSEYGSWQPVCYNGGESVQRMWSKPRELTSYNGNGFEVAACTSSGRMLPSHALSLWEGSSAHNAVITNSGKWERLQWNAVGVAISGSYAVVWFGEESDPSGR, encoded by the coding sequence ATGATGATTCAGGGTATGGTCAGTTTGTTCCGCTCGCTTGCAGGGATAGTGCTTCCTGTTGCTCTCCTCATCGCTCACTCTGTTACTGCTTTTGCTGCAGATGGATCTCCATATGGCGGTGACGCAGAGATCCTTCAGGCTTCGCATGGAGCGGGAAAGAGTTCAAGGGTGTCGCTTTCGGATGAAGAAGCCCAGCTCTACCGTCTGCTTATGGATTACCGCAGGAGTGAGGGGAAGCCTCCGATTCCTGTTTCACCAAACCTTTCGCGTGTTGCCCGGTTGCATGTTCGTGACCTTGAGGCACACCCTCCTTCAGGCTCATGCAACCTGCACAGCTGGTCGGAATATGGGTCGTGGCAGCCGGTCTGTTACAACGGAGGAGAGAGTGTACAGAGGATGTGGAGCAAGCCGAGGGAGCTGACCTCCTACAACGGAAACGGCTTTGAGGTTGCGGCCTGTACGAGCAGCGGAAGGATGCTGCCATCACATGCGTTATCGCTCTGGGAGGGATCGTCAGCACACAATGCCGTAATCACCAACTCGGGAAAGTGGGAGCGGCTTCAGTGGAATGCGGTCGGGGTGGCCATCTCCGGTTCATACGCCGTTGTCTGGTTCGGAGAGGAATCCGACCCTTCAGGCAGATAG
- a CDS encoding heavy metal translocating P-type ATPase, whose protein sequence is MTTTGTYSVKGMHCASCAAIITKKLSKVEGITRADVNLATEKVTIAFDHETLPVEALNDAVSRYGYAIAAEPGATGAGEMQKIAASGAIRLKEEKEQALLDQKAKVQFALPIALLVFILMMWDIGSRFIESVPNLPIPMELFNIISMVLATWFVFRIGAPFLHGIVMFLQSGAASMDTLIGIGTLTAYVYSALITLIPSLRELLRVPDYTYFDVTIVVIGFVLLGKYLEARSRMKTGEAIEKLINLQAKTAIVLREGKEMEIAAEAVRKGDTVIIKPGAKLPVDGIIIEGFSAIDESMVTGESIPADKKSGDEVIGGTINKQGSFTFRASNVGSDTVLARIIRMVEEAQGSKAPIQEIADKIAGIFVPVVLIIAAATFLIWITVGSSYLGFSVALSYAISGMVGILVIACPCALGLATPTAIIVGIGKGAEYGILIRNAESLEKLSSIDTVVFDKTGTITTGSPKVTDVTPLCEGTTPESLLQIAGSVENRSEHPLAEAILDEAKRRSITLRDISEFKALEGMGVSATIAGLPVTIRKPVAAERELAEVRRLQAEGKTVVMIEENRIALGLIALSDTVKTEAKAAVAALHKRGLKVIMLTGDNRAAANYMAGQVGIDEVIAEVLPTEKAAKIKALQSEGRKVAMAGDGINDAPALAQADVGIAMATGTDIAIESSGITLLKGDINKVAQAITLSRATMNVIRQNLFWAFIYNIIGIPLAAGALYPFWGIFLNPVFSGLAMAGSSVSVVSNSLRLKAKKLDR, encoded by the coding sequence ATGACAACGACCGGAACATACAGCGTGAAAGGGATGCACTGCGCAAGCTGTGCAGCCATCATCACCAAAAAGCTCTCAAAGGTTGAGGGAATCACCCGCGCAGATGTCAATCTTGCCACAGAGAAGGTCACCATTGCTTTCGACCATGAAACCCTTCCGGTTGAAGCACTCAATGATGCCGTCAGCAGATATGGCTATGCCATTGCGGCTGAGCCGGGAGCCACAGGCGCCGGGGAAATGCAGAAAATCGCAGCCTCCGGAGCTATCCGCCTGAAGGAGGAGAAAGAGCAGGCGCTTCTTGATCAGAAAGCAAAAGTGCAGTTTGCCCTGCCGATAGCCCTGCTTGTCTTTATCCTCATGATGTGGGATATCGGCTCAAGGTTTATCGAGAGTGTGCCGAACCTGCCGATTCCTATGGAGCTCTTCAATATTATCTCCATGGTTCTTGCCACCTGGTTTGTCTTCAGGATCGGAGCACCATTCCTGCACGGCATCGTCATGTTCCTGCAGAGCGGAGCCGCAAGCATGGACACCCTCATCGGCATCGGTACCCTCACGGCATACGTCTACAGTGCACTTATCACCCTTATCCCCTCACTGCGGGAGCTGCTGCGCGTGCCCGACTACACCTACTTCGACGTTACCATTGTCGTGATCGGTTTTGTTCTGCTCGGCAAATATCTTGAAGCCCGCTCAAGGATGAAAACCGGTGAAGCCATTGAAAAGCTGATTAATCTTCAGGCCAAAACCGCCATTGTGCTCAGGGAGGGAAAAGAGATGGAGATCGCGGCTGAAGCGGTCAGAAAAGGCGATACGGTTATCATCAAACCCGGGGCAAAACTTCCGGTAGACGGCATCATCATTGAAGGGTTCTCCGCAATAGACGAATCGATGGTGACCGGAGAGTCCATTCCTGCTGATAAAAAGAGCGGGGATGAAGTTATCGGCGGCACGATCAACAAACAGGGCTCCTTCACCTTCAGGGCATCAAACGTCGGCTCCGACACGGTTCTGGCCCGCATCATCCGGATGGTTGAAGAGGCGCAGGGGTCAAAAGCGCCGATACAGGAGATTGCCGACAAAATCGCAGGGATTTTTGTGCCCGTTGTGCTCATTATTGCGGCTGCAACCTTCCTGATCTGGATCACTGTCGGTTCCTCATACCTCGGTTTTTCAGTTGCACTCTCCTACGCCATATCGGGCATGGTCGGCATTCTTGTGATCGCCTGCCCCTGTGCACTCGGGCTTGCAACCCCGACCGCCATCATCGTGGGCATCGGCAAAGGGGCTGAATACGGCATCCTTATCCGCAACGCCGAAAGCCTTGAAAAACTCAGCTCGATCGATACCGTTGTGTTTGACAAAACCGGCACCATTACCACCGGAAGCCCGAAGGTTACCGATGTCACCCCTCTCTGTGAAGGAACAACTCCCGAGTCGCTGCTGCAGATCGCGGGCAGTGTTGAAAACCGCTCCGAACACCCTCTGGCAGAGGCTATTCTTGACGAGGCAAAGAGGCGCTCGATCACCCTCAGGGATATCTCGGAATTCAAAGCACTTGAGGGGATGGGGGTGTCGGCAACCATTGCCGGACTGCCGGTTACTATCCGCAAACCTGTGGCGGCTGAAAGAGAACTGGCCGAAGTCAGGAGGCTTCAGGCAGAGGGAAAGACCGTCGTCATGATTGAAGAGAACCGGATCGCTCTGGGGTTGATTGCGCTCAGTGACACCGTCAAAACCGAGGCAAAGGCGGCCGTAGCGGCACTGCACAAGAGAGGGCTGAAGGTCATCATGCTGACCGGCGACAACCGTGCTGCGGCGAACTACATGGCTGGTCAGGTCGGCATAGATGAGGTGATTGCTGAGGTTCTCCCCACAGAAAAGGCGGCTAAAATAAAGGCGCTTCAGTCTGAAGGGAGGAAGGTTGCCATGGCGGGTGACGGCATCAATGATGCTCCGGCCCTTGCACAGGCCGATGTCGGCATTGCCATGGCAACGGGAACCGATATTGCCATAGAGTCCTCCGGTATAACCCTGCTGAAGGGCGATATCAACAAGGTTGCTCAAGCCATCACCCTCTCACGCGCCACCATGAATGTTATACGCCAGAACCTCTTCTGGGCTTTTATCTACAACATCATCGGCATACCGCTTGCTGCAGGTGCACTCTACCCTTTCTGGGGAATCTTTCTGAACCCGGTATTTTCAGGACTTGCGATGGCCGGAAGCAGCGTCTCGGTAGTAAGCAACTCATTGCGCCTGAAAGCAAAAAAGCTGGATCGATAA
- a CDS encoding ArsR/SmtB family transcription factor has protein sequence MQEHRAEGCQEECFHPDVVARVRKEMPGEPLQEELAQLFKVLGDHTRIRILNALCLSELCVCDLTSILGMNQSAVSHQLRVLRDAKLVKSRKQGKNVLYTLDDTHVSTLIRTGSEHIREGR, from the coding sequence ATGCAGGAACATCGAGCTGAGGGTTGTCAGGAGGAGTGTTTTCATCCGGATGTTGTTGCGCGTGTTCGCAAAGAGATGCCGGGGGAGCCGCTGCAGGAGGAGCTTGCACAGCTTTTCAAGGTGCTTGGCGATCATACCAGAATACGGATTCTCAATGCGCTTTGTCTCTCGGAACTCTGTGTTTGTGATCTCACCTCTATTCTCGGCATGAATCAGTCCGCAGTTTCACATCAGTTGCGGGTGCTGAGGGATGCCAAGCTCGTGAAGTCGCGCAAGCAGGGAAAGAATGTGCTCTACACTCTTGACGACACCCATGTCTCAACCCTTATCCGGACCGGTTCCGAACACATCAGGGAAGGGAGGTAA
- a CDS encoding type II toxin-antitoxin system Phd/YefM family antitoxin has protein sequence MKTWQLQQAKNHLSEVVRNALHDGPQTITLHGTPAAVVLSFDEYTRSVKAAKPTEPLSGFFHNSPLRKACIDLQRSKDTGRSEVIL, from the coding sequence ATGAAAACATGGCAACTGCAACAGGCCAAAAATCATTTGAGCGAAGTTGTCAGAAACGCGCTTCATGACGGGCCGCAGACCATTACCCTTCACGGCACACCTGCTGCTGTTGTTCTCTCATTTGACGAATACACCAGGTCGGTGAAGGCCGCCAAACCAACAGAGCCACTTTCAGGCTTTTTTCATAATTCACCGCTCAGGAAAGCCTGTATTGACCTCCAGCGCTCAAAAGATACAGGCCGGAGTGAGGTGATACTATGA
- a CDS encoding two-component system sensor histidine kinase NtrB: protein METATRIRTLSLAASVIAISLLHYLTPLQLPYLHDIFQRLYYLPIILSGLWFGFRGGLFCSLFVSILYAPHILYQWGGHPGMEMEKYLEILLYNTVGTVTGMLSQRERERTGELQKSSRELTESYRKLQEQSAETIIIEEQLRRAEKLSTLGEMAAVLAHEIRNPLSSIRGTAEILRDDYPTGNPKHEFIDIQIRETERLNRVVEEFLHMARQQPMAMKPCWVQDELETIVTLVMNDARKRQVALQLQPNSVAMIVMADSEKLRQAFLNIIINALQATPEGGRVTISTTIAEHAFCEIRFRDSGPGVEKAAMERIFEPFFTTKSDGTGLGLAITKNIIENHKGTLKVESEAANGTTVTIRLPLQLPQPGEAT from the coding sequence ATGGAAACAGCAACACGCATCCGGACGCTCTCACTGGCAGCCTCGGTTATCGCCATCAGCCTGCTGCACTACCTGACGCCGCTCCAGCTTCCCTATCTTCACGACATCTTCCAGCGGCTCTACTATCTGCCGATCATCCTGTCGGGGCTCTGGTTCGGCTTCCGGGGCGGTCTCTTCTGTTCACTCTTCGTCAGCATCCTCTATGCCCCTCACATACTCTACCAGTGGGGCGGCCACCCCGGCATGGAGATGGAAAAATACCTTGAGATACTGCTTTACAATACAGTCGGAACCGTCACCGGGATGCTGTCACAACGGGAACGGGAAAGAACCGGAGAGCTTCAGAAAAGCAGCCGCGAGTTGACCGAGTCCTATCGCAAACTGCAGGAACAGTCAGCAGAGACCATCATCATTGAAGAGCAGTTACGGAGGGCGGAAAAACTCTCTACCCTCGGAGAGATGGCGGCAGTTCTTGCGCACGAAATCCGCAACCCGCTCAGCTCCATCCGTGGAACCGCCGAAATTCTCCGGGACGACTACCCAACCGGCAACCCCAAACATGAGTTCATCGATATACAAATCCGCGAGACCGAACGACTGAACCGTGTGGTGGAGGAGTTTCTGCACATGGCGCGCCAGCAGCCGATGGCGATGAAGCCCTGCTGGGTTCAGGATGAGCTGGAGACAATCGTAACCCTGGTGATGAACGATGCCCGCAAACGGCAGGTTGCACTACAGCTTCAGCCAAACTCTGTTGCGATGATCGTTATGGCCGACAGCGAAAAGCTGCGCCAGGCATTCCTGAACATCATCATCAACGCCCTGCAGGCAACGCCGGAGGGCGGGCGCGTCACCATATCCACGACAATTGCAGAGCATGCTTTCTGCGAGATCCGTTTCCGCGACAGCGGACCGGGAGTTGAAAAAGCGGCAATGGAAAGAATATTTGAGCCCTTTTTTACCACCAAGTCTGACGGAACCGGACTGGGACTGGCGATCACGAAAAACATCATTGAAAACCATAAAGGGACGCTGAAGGTTGAGAGTGAAGCGGCAAATGGCACAACCGTAACCATCAGACTCCCGTTACAACTGCCTCAGCCGGGAGAAGCAACGTGA
- a CDS encoding urease accessory protein UreH domain-containing protein, with protein sequence MKHHTYTVKGMYCPACKEIIEETLLESGKVTEAEASMAKGTVRVSYEGENVTAGELNALFSNGAYTFSDTPAPKNSFDDLLKAAAVALIITGFVTTISYSGLQSIPAIGTASSFGALFLFGLLAGLSSCAALVSGVLLSLSSRWMAQYKGDESLLHKLEPHLFFNIGRIATYTLFGALLGLVGETIRLSPAFTSFMIVTISLLMIVPALQMLGFTFFNRFSIALPKKARPSKAANRKSTPLQAAGAGVMTIAVPCGFTMAAEGAAVLSGSASAGMLIMLFFVLGTTLPLFIIGFSSMKLGSSARTSRLYMKTAGMLIIFFSLYNLNDRFPVITTFTGAGSSIPGTSDRVAVAAVANQTEASLSGDNTTVVRTIYTKNEDITPSAFQVKAGQKVRVVVDTRDSGSGCMSTIMIPGLYEKPQSLVKGKPVIMEFTAKNPGSYKITCAMGVPRGVINVK encoded by the coding sequence ATGAAGCACCATACCTATACAGTCAAAGGCATGTACTGCCCGGCGTGTAAAGAGATTATTGAAGAGACGCTGCTTGAGTCAGGAAAAGTTACCGAGGCCGAAGCATCCATGGCAAAGGGAACGGTAAGGGTGAGCTATGAGGGCGAAAACGTTACAGCCGGGGAGCTGAACGCACTCTTTTCCAACGGAGCCTATACCTTTTCCGACACCCCTGCACCAAAGAACAGTTTTGATGATCTCCTGAAAGCTGCTGCCGTAGCGCTGATCATAACAGGATTTGTTACCACAATCTCCTATTCCGGACTGCAAAGTATCCCGGCAATCGGCACGGCAAGCTCCTTTGGCGCGCTCTTTCTCTTCGGTCTTCTTGCGGGGCTTTCGAGCTGCGCTGCACTCGTCAGCGGAGTGCTTCTTTCGCTCTCTTCGCGATGGATGGCACAATACAAGGGAGATGAATCGCTCCTTCATAAACTTGAACCCCATCTCTTTTTCAACATCGGGCGTATTGCAACCTATACACTCTTCGGTGCGCTGCTCGGGCTTGTTGGCGAAACCATCCGTCTCTCGCCCGCATTTACATCGTTTATGATCGTAACCATTTCACTCCTGATGATTGTACCTGCGCTGCAGATGCTCGGCTTTACCTTCTTTAACCGTTTCAGCATTGCTCTGCCGAAAAAAGCTCGACCCTCAAAAGCCGCAAACAGAAAATCCACTCCACTGCAGGCCGCCGGTGCCGGGGTTATGACCATAGCGGTACCATGCGGCTTCACCATGGCAGCTGAAGGCGCAGCAGTACTCTCCGGCTCAGCATCGGCTGGAATGCTCATCATGCTCTTTTTTGTACTCGGCACCACACTCCCGCTCTTCATCATCGGTTTTTCAAGCATGAAACTCGGCAGCAGCGCCCGCACATCCAGACTTTATATGAAAACTGCCGGAATGCTCATCATCTTCTTCTCACTCTACAATCTGAATGACCGGTTTCCTGTCATCACGACGTTCACCGGAGCCGGAAGCTCCATTCCCGGGACCTCTGACCGTGTTGCAGTGGCTGCTGTAGCAAACCAGACAGAAGCTTCACTCTCCGGTGACAACACAACTGTTGTCAGAACTATCTATACCAAAAATGAGGATATTACACCCTCCGCCTTTCAGGTCAAAGCAGGCCAGAAGGTACGAGTTGTGGTTGACACCCGCGACAGCGGTTCCGGATGCATGAGCACCATCATGATTCCCGGTCTCTACGAAAAACCGCAGTCTCTGGTAAAAGGCAAACCGGTTATTATGGAGTTCACTGCAAAAAATCCGGGAAGCTATAAAATCACCTGCGCCATGGGTGTGCCGCGGGGTGTTATCAATGTGAAATAA
- a CDS encoding sigma-54-dependent transcriptional regulator, which produces MKAKILVIDDDTSLRRVLEYNLLEEGYEVEAAASGEEGLMRLEVFGPNLVITDMKMTGMDGMKVLKSVRERSPETLVIIITAFGSVDAAVEAMKAGAYDYITKPFNRDSLRLTVKKALQFSGLSEENRRLKRVLSDREDFRTIIGSSKEMEDLFAVIRKVADTEASVLITGESGTGKELVARSLHAASSRRDGPFVTINCAAIPRDLLESELFGHTRGAFTGAIKEKTGKFQLANGGTIFLDEVGELALELQPKLLRALQEKEVEPVGGTKVEKLDVRVISATNLDIDRAVAEGSFREDLYYRLAVIPLHLPPLRERRDDIQLLVRYFSSKHGGEAVTFEKSSLALLQQYDWPGNVRELENTVERLLIMRNSDTITADELPSKFREKRTAGRAILRLPEEGYPLEQLEREIVVEALERNGWNQTAAARFLRIPRHTLIYRIEKYGIEQSGK; this is translated from the coding sequence GTGAAAGCAAAAATCCTTGTCATTGACGACGACACCTCACTCCGCAGAGTCCTTGAATATAACCTGCTTGAAGAGGGATATGAAGTAGAGGCCGCCGCCTCGGGTGAAGAGGGGTTGATGCGCCTTGAGGTGTTCGGGCCGAACCTGGTCATCACCGACATGAAAATGACGGGAATGGATGGCATGAAGGTGCTCAAAAGCGTCCGGGAGCGCTCTCCGGAAACGCTGGTGATCATCATAACCGCCTTCGGAAGTGTTGATGCCGCCGTTGAAGCCATGAAGGCCGGAGCCTACGACTATATCACCAAACCCTTCAACCGCGACTCGCTCCGCCTTACGGTCAAAAAAGCATTGCAGTTTTCCGGCCTGAGCGAAGAGAACCGCCGACTCAAACGGGTACTCTCCGACAGAGAGGATTTCCGCACCATCATCGGTTCTTCAAAAGAGATGGAAGATCTCTTTGCGGTGATCCGCAAGGTGGCTGACACCGAGGCTTCAGTACTCATCACCGGTGAATCCGGCACAGGAAAAGAGCTTGTCGCCCGCTCCCTCCATGCCGCCAGTTCACGCAGGGATGGCCCGTTTGTTACCATAAACTGTGCAGCAATTCCCCGTGACCTGCTTGAGAGCGAGCTCTTCGGCCATACAAGGGGTGCATTTACCGGGGCGATAAAGGAGAAAACCGGAAAATTCCAGCTTGCCAACGGCGGAACCATCTTCCTTGATGAGGTTGGCGAACTCGCGCTTGAACTGCAACCGAAACTCCTCAGGGCACTGCAGGAAAAAGAGGTTGAACCGGTTGGGGGCACAAAGGTTGAAAAACTTGATGTCCGGGTCATATCAGCCACCAATCTTGATATCGACCGGGCTGTGGCAGAAGGCTCCTTCCGCGAAGATCTCTACTACCGGCTCGCCGTCATCCCTCTCCATCTTCCCCCGCTTCGCGAACGACGGGATGACATTCAGCTCCTTGTCCGCTATTTCTCATCAAAACATGGAGGAGAAGCGGTCACCTTTGAGAAGAGCTCGCTTGCATTGCTGCAGCAGTATGACTGGCCCGGAAACGTGCGTGAGCTTGAAAACACCGTCGAGCGACTCCTTATCATGCGAAACAGCGATACCATAACCGCGGATGAACTGCCCTCCAAATTCCGGGAGAAGAGAACGGCTGGCCGTGCCATACTCCGGCTGCCGGAAGAGGGGTACCCGCTTGAGCAACTGGAACGGGAAATTGTGGTTGAAGCGCTTGAACGCAATGGCTGGAACCAGACCGCCGCTGCCCGTTTTCTCAGAATACCCCGCCATACCCTCATCTACCGGATTGAGAAGTATGGTATCGAACAGTCCGGGAAATAA